The Pan paniscus chromosome 1, NHGRI_mPanPan1-v2.0_pri, whole genome shotgun sequence genome has a segment encoding these proteins:
- the LOC117981528 gene encoding solute carrier family 2, facilitated glucose transporter member 3-like, whose product MIVREFINTLKDKANTPPSETLRLSLWCLSMAIFSIGCMISSFSVGLFVNSFDRHNSMLTVNLWAATGGCLMGLCKVAELVEILILAYLVIGLFCRLCTGFVPTYIEDISPIALQVVFGTLNQLGIVVGILVAQIFDLEFILGSKDLWPVLLGFPISPAVLRSAALPFCPESPRFLLINRKEEENAKEILQWLWGTQDVSQDIQEMKDESARMAQEKQVTVLELFRVSSYRQPIIISIMLQLSQQLSGINTVFYYSTGIFKGAGVQEPICVTIGAGVVNTIFTIVSLFLVERAVRRTLHMIGLGGMAFCSILMSVCLLLKDECNGISFVCIGAILVFVVFFEIGPDHIPWFIVAELFSQGPGPAVMAVAGCSTWTSNFLVRLLFPSAAYYLGAYVFIIFTDFLITFLIFTFFKVPEMCYRTFEDITQAFEGQAHDANRSGRTASWR is encoded by the coding sequence ATGATCGTAAGGGAATTTATCAACACTTTGAAGGACAAGGCAAATACCCCTCCCTCTGAGACGTTGCGCTTGTCCCTTTGGTGCTTGTCTATGGCCATATTCTCCATTGGTTGTATGATTAGCTCCTTTTCTGTTGGACTGTTTGTCAACAGCTTTGACAGGCATAATTCAATGCTTACTGTCAACCTGTGGGCTGCCACTGGTGGCTGCCTTATGGGACTGTGTAAAGTAGCTGAGTTGGTTGAAATACTGATCCTGGCCTACTTGGTTATTGGCCTCTTCTGCAGACTCTGCACAGGTTTTGTGCCCACGTACATCGAAGACATCTCACCTATTGCCCTGCAAGTTGTCTTTGGCACTCTCAACCAGCTGGGCATTGTTGTTGGAATTCTGGTGGCCCAGATCTTTGATCTGGAATTCATCCTGGGGTCCAAAGACCTATGGCCTGTGCTATTAGGCTTTCCCATCTCTCCTGCTGTGCTACGAAGTGCAGCCCTTCCTTTTTGCCCTGAAAGTCCCAGATTCTTGCTCATTaacagaaaagaagaggagaatgCTAAGGAGATCCTCCAGTGGTTGTGGGGCACCCAGGATGTATCCCAAGACATCCAGGAGATGAAAGATGAGAGTGCAAGGATGGCACAAGAAAAGCAAGTCACTGTGCTGGAGCTCTTTAGAGTATCCAGCTACCGACAGCCCATCATCATTTCCATCATGCTCCAGCTCTCTCAGCAGCTCTCTGGAATCAATACTGTGTTCTATTACTCAACAGGAATCTTTAAGGGTGCAGGTGTTCAAGAGCCCATCTGTGTCACCATTGGTGCGGGTGTGGTTAATACTATCTTCACTATAGTTTCCCTATTTCTAGTGGAAAGGGCAGTAAGAAGGACTCTACATATGATAGGCCTTGGAGGGATGGCTTTTTGTTCCATCCTcatgtctgtttgtttgttattgaaGGATGAGTGTAATGGGATAAGCTTTGTCTGTATTGGGGCTATCTTGGTCTTTGTGGTCTTCTTTGAAATTGGGCCAGACCACATTCCCTGGTTTATTGTGGCTGAACTCTTCAGCCAGGGCCCTGGCCCAGCTGTGATGGCAGTGGCCGGCTGCTCCACCTGGACCTCCAACTTCCTAGTCAGATTGCTTTTCCCTTCTGCTGCTTACTACTTAGGAGCCTACGTTTTTATTATCTTCACCGACTTCCTCATTACCTTCTTGATCTTTACCTTCTTCAAAGTCCCTGAGATGTGTTACAGGACTTTCGAGGATATCACACAGGCCTTTGAGGGGCAGGCACACGATGCAAATAGATCTGGAAGGACTGCGTCATGGAGATGA